A region from the Poecilia reticulata strain Guanapo linkage group LG12, Guppy_female_1.0+MT, whole genome shotgun sequence genome encodes:
- the phyhd1 gene encoding phytanoyl-CoA dioxygenase domain-containing protein 1 isoform X1 — protein sequence MDFMTDQDVQKYKEDGYVVLDGLLTSQECDELRQRMAEIVDRMDVPDHCRTTFSTYHDEQLKKQMQGNADYFITSGDKIRFFFEKGVFDDKGEFIVPKQQSLNKVGHALHAYEALYKKVTHSPKVQGIAKKLGLVNPVILQSMYIFKQPGIGGEVTPHQDATFLYTEPLGRVMGLWIALEDATVNNGCLWFIPGSQSSGISRRMVRTPKGSFPLTDFIGREPTYDEDKFVAAPVKKGGVVLIHGEVVHRSAENTSEDSRHVYTFHIMEALDTRWSPDNWLQPTEELPFPPLYTK from the exons ATGGATTTTATGACAGATCAAGACGTCCAAAAG tacaagGAGGATGGATATGTGGTTCTGGACGGGCTGCTGACCTCTCAGGAGTGCGATGAGCTGAGGCAGAGAATGGCTGAGATCGTGGACCGGATGGACGTCCCCGACCACTGCCGGACCACTTTCTCCACCTACCACGACGAGCAGCTAAAAAAGCAG ATGCAG GGGAATGCGGATTATTTCATCACAAGTGGAGATAAGATCCGTTTTTTCTTTGAGAAGGGTGTTTTTGACGACAAAG GGGAATTCATCGTACCAAAGCAGCAGTCTCTCAATAAAGTTGGGCATG CCCTACATGCATATGAAGCTTTGTACAAGAAAGTTACACATTCACCCAAAGTTCAG GGAATAGCCAAGAAACTGGGCCTGGTTAATCCTGTGATACTGCAGagtatgtacatttttaag CAACCAGGAATTGGTGGCGAAG TGACCCCGCACCAGGACGCCACGTTTCTGTACACGGAGCCCCTGGGCAGAGTTATGGGACTGTGGATCGCCCTGGAGGATGCGACTGTCAACAATGGCTGCTTGTGGTTCATACCGGGATCACAGAGCA GCGGTATTTCCCGTCGAATGGTGCGCACCCCGAAAGGCTCCTTCCCGCTGACAGACTTCATCGGAAGAGAGCCAACTTATGACGAGGACAAGTTTGTAGCTGCGCCTGTTAAAAAAG GTGGTGTGGTTCTGATTCACGGGGAAGTGGTGCACAGAAGTGCTGAAAACACTTCTGAAGACTCTCGCCATGTCTACACCTTCCACATCATGGAGGCCCTGGACACTCGCTGGAGCCCTGACAACTg gcTGCAACCCACAGAGGAGCTGCCTTTCCCACCTCTCTACACTAAATGA
- the phyhd1 gene encoding phytanoyl-CoA dioxygenase domain-containing protein 1 isoform X2 — MDFMTDQDVQKYKEDGYVVLDGLLTSQECDELRQRMAEIVDRMDVPDHCRTTFSTYHDEQLKKQGNADYFITSGDKIRFFFEKGVFDDKGEFIVPKQQSLNKVGHALHAYEALYKKVTHSPKVQGIAKKLGLVNPVILQSMYIFKQPGIGGEVTPHQDATFLYTEPLGRVMGLWIALEDATVNNGCLWFIPGSQSSGISRRMVRTPKGSFPLTDFIGREPTYDEDKFVAAPVKKGGVVLIHGEVVHRSAENTSEDSRHVYTFHIMEALDTRWSPDNWLQPTEELPFPPLYTK; from the exons ATGGATTTTATGACAGATCAAGACGTCCAAAAG tacaagGAGGATGGATATGTGGTTCTGGACGGGCTGCTGACCTCTCAGGAGTGCGATGAGCTGAGGCAGAGAATGGCTGAGATCGTGGACCGGATGGACGTCCCCGACCACTGCCGGACCACTTTCTCCACCTACCACGACGAGCAGCTAAAAAAGCAG GGGAATGCGGATTATTTCATCACAAGTGGAGATAAGATCCGTTTTTTCTTTGAGAAGGGTGTTTTTGACGACAAAG GGGAATTCATCGTACCAAAGCAGCAGTCTCTCAATAAAGTTGGGCATG CCCTACATGCATATGAAGCTTTGTACAAGAAAGTTACACATTCACCCAAAGTTCAG GGAATAGCCAAGAAACTGGGCCTGGTTAATCCTGTGATACTGCAGagtatgtacatttttaag CAACCAGGAATTGGTGGCGAAG TGACCCCGCACCAGGACGCCACGTTTCTGTACACGGAGCCCCTGGGCAGAGTTATGGGACTGTGGATCGCCCTGGAGGATGCGACTGTCAACAATGGCTGCTTGTGGTTCATACCGGGATCACAGAGCA GCGGTATTTCCCGTCGAATGGTGCGCACCCCGAAAGGCTCCTTCCCGCTGACAGACTTCATCGGAAGAGAGCCAACTTATGACGAGGACAAGTTTGTAGCTGCGCCTGTTAAAAAAG GTGGTGTGGTTCTGATTCACGGGGAAGTGGTGCACAGAAGTGCTGAAAACACTTCTGAAGACTCTCGCCATGTCTACACCTTCCACATCATGGAGGCCCTGGACACTCGCTGGAGCCCTGACAACTg gcTGCAACCCACAGAGGAGCTGCCTTTCCCACCTCTCTACACTAAATGA
- the dolk gene encoding dolichol kinase encodes MQVNPVYVESVVVLAVVLCVHMAIWNQHSWCSIALFIQAFYVQHKWDRLLKSGAAVFQFRLSANSGIVPASMVMPLMGLVLREKCSASGNVYFERFSMVITITGMMLALFLSLIALGVTRPVPTNTCIIAGLAGSAILYTTKQTLTVSEVIEVLEVLLIFVYLCLIVLYLLPRCFTPGEALLIVGGISFILNQLIKRSLNLAEVKGDPVNYFLPVVVVGSLLLGVFFALLFCFMESETWVSSLFFHMMTAVLVLGILMPWLSLFIGRHPIMWLLDFVTLNDRRLCLLGYWVFLAIVATCVVLHQNYQRQSGSKKHQASTIVRKYFHLIVVATYVPGLIYDRQLLHVASVGCLAVFLLLEYVRYFRILPFGQLLRQLLTLFLDERDSGPLILTHIYLLMGMSLPIWLFPGPCAPKGILSGAGGLVPYAGVLAVGVGDTVASVFGSTMGEIRWPGTRKTLEGTATSVFAQIIAVAMFLIFDGSINLNSTYSWIVGSITLVALLEAYTSQIDNLLLPLYLFIMLLL; translated from the coding sequence ATGCAGGTGAACCCAGTTTACGTGGAGTCTGTCGTCGTCCTGGCCGTGGTGCTTTGTGTCCACATGGCCATCTGGAACCAACACTCCTGGTGCAGCATAGCTCTCTTCATTCAGGCGTTCTACGTCCAGCACAAATGGGACCGTCTGCTCAAGTCGGGAGCTGCCGTGTTCCAGTTTCGCCTGTCAGCCAATAGTGGCATCGTTCCCGCTTCCATGGTGATGCCTCTGATGGGCCTGGTGCTGAGAGAGAAGTGCTCAGCCTCAGGGAATGTCTACTTTGAGCGGTTCTCCATGGTGATTACCATCACAGGCATGATGCTGGCACTGTTCCTCTCCCTGATTGCGCTGGGTGTTACGAGACCCGTCCCGACCAACACTTGCATTATCGCAGGGCTGGCCGGCAGCGCCATCCTCTACACGACGAAGCAGACCCTGACGGTGTCGGAGGTTATTGAGGTGCTAGAGGTGTTGTTGATCTTTGTTTATCTCTGTTTGATTGTGCTTTACCTGCTGCCACGCTGCTTCACACCCGGAGAGGCCCTCCTCATCGTCGGTGGAATCAGTTTCATCTTGAACCAGCTCATCAAACGCTCGCTGAACCTggcagaggtcaaaggtgaccCGGTGAACTACTTCCTgccggtggtggtggtgggctCACTGCTGTTGGGTGTTTTCTTCGCCCTGCTCTTCTGCTTCATGGAGTCTGAAACTTGGGTGTCCTCCCTCTTCTTTCATATGATGACAGCCGTCCTGGTTCTGGGCATCCTGATGCCGTGGTTGTCACTGTTCATCGGCCGGCACCCCATCATGTGGCTTTTGGACTTTGTCACCCTGAATGACAGAAGACTCTGTTTGCTGGGGTATTGGGTGTTTCTGGCAATCGTCGCAACTTGTGTCGTACTACATCAGAACTATCAGCGCCAGTCGGGATCCAAGAAGCACCAGGCCTCTACCATTGTCAGGAAGTATTTCCACCTGATAGTAGTGGCCACCTATGTTCCAGGACTGATTTATGACAGACAGCTGCTACACGTGGCTTCTGTCGGATGCCTGGCGGTTTTCCTGTTGCTGGAATATGTCCGCTACTTTCGTATCCTGCCTTTCGGCCAGCTGCTCAGGCAACTTCTCACCTTGTTCCTGGATGAAAGAGACTCTGGCCCCCTCATTCTCACTCACATTTATCTGCTGATGGGCATGTCTCTGCCCATTTGGCTGTTTCCTGGACCCTGTGCTCCCAAGGGGATCCTCTCTGGGGCTGGGGGTTTGGTACCTTACGCGGGCGTGCTGGCTGTGGGAGTCGGAGACACCGTTGCGTCCGTCTTTGGCAGCACCATGGGAGAGATCCGCTGGCCTGGCACCAGGAAAACCTTGGAGGGGACCGCAACGTCCGTGTTTGCCCAGATCATCGCCGTGGCGATGTTCCTCATCTTTGATGGAAGCATCAATCTGAACTCGACCTACTCATGGATTGTTGGCTCCATCACCCTTGTGGCTTTGCTGGAAGCCTACACCTCCCAGATTGACAATCTTTTGCTGCCGCTGTACCTCTTCATCATGCTGTTGCTTTAA
- the nup188 gene encoding nucleoporin NUP188 homolog, translating into MAESEISVRSCRELWTILLGRSALREPAQIEGELDRHWDRLHQGLGYYKPPSPSSAGKVKEKKDVAQPLKDFGFRISKLLNLDEQQSVQLLQCYLQEDYRGTRDSLKVVLKDERQSQGLLLKIADYYYEERMCLLRCVLLLLTYFQDERHPYRTEYSNCVNKLEKDLVSSYQSQFENLFKAEAPTWETHGNLMTERQVSRWFIQCLREQSLLLEIIFLYYAYFEMSPSDLLNFTKMFKEQGFGLRQTNRHLVDKSMDALVDRIGYLSSLILVEGMDMDFLHKCALEDCTEQHQFSGAPDVIKEMDQLLLTFGDIPHHGPVLLAWVLLRHTLRPDESNPVIRRIGNTALQLGVFQYLSLMLKGLGVSGNNCTASTAKMCIYGLLSFVITSFEEESLQANGVEGSHLIDAACEVLSAPSLAEVFWEMKPNRGLGMILDSAAGMFPHKIGPLLQLLTALVSNKSTVKKVYNFLDKMSFYTQVYKHKPIDIISKDDETLWRRQTPKLLYPLGSGQANLWMPQGALGQVVIAGEQGYMVRWDYSYSAWTLFTCEVEMLLHVVSTADVLAQCARVKPILDLVHKIISTDWTVSDCLLPLTSRIYMLLQRLTSVINPPVDVIASCVNCLSVLAARMPGKVWSSLHHTGFLPFASNPLTNMAQCISAEGMKAGNYGNLLVQIEQPRGEYAVTVAFLRLITTLVKGQLGNTQSKGLIPCVLLVLKEMLPTYHKWRYTTNGVRERIGCYILELIHAILNLSPEGEDQGSTPTLQSLCIYSLANTEAGQAVVNIMAVGVDTIDVVLAAQPSSCGSEGPGQILIQTVKLAFSVANNVIRLKPPSDGVSPLEQALTQHGGHGSNLVVVLAKYIYHKHDPALPRLAIQLLKRLATVAPMSVYACLGNDAAAIRDAFLARLQSKTEDMRIKVMILEFLTVAVETQPGLIELFLNLEVKDGNEGSKEFLVGECSCLHVVLELIDSKQQGKYWCPPLLHRAALAFLLALWQDRRDSAISVLRTKERFWENLTTPLFGTLTPPSDATEPCVLEACAFVMKIIGLEIYYVVSGSLEQSLKDGLQKFSNARRYDYWSQYVMSLVCHVAESEEEGICCFPETQMLISAWRMLLILSTTHADVMHLTEDSTKLKLFMDVLDGTKAALTTPTSLPCLRLGSMMATLLLILLKQWRSVVAAAPDILSPLTLILESVLQADQQMMDRTKAKIFSALISVLQIQGLNGGDISQLPQLLLSVCETVKDEALALIDNTRHMSQTGDLLEQEDSMETDCPRGLQKDQRDGVCVLALHLAKELCRSDEDGEHWVLVMRRVPVLPSVLSAVEISLRCKHNLFFTEAALHLLLTLARTPQGAAAVAGAGVIQTICLPLLSVYEVSSNGTSQSFSRKSQDSACWPGVYRLCMSLMESLLKTLRYNFINEALDFVGVHQERILQCLNAVRTVQSLSCLDEADHTVGFLLQLSSFCKEWQFHLPSLLRDVQINLCYLCQTCTYLLHSKKMLHHYLQSKNGEALPAGTRTQRPPQALNKDAATAAASSSSSGGGGEREEAEQKALLAVQCSLLKILSKTLATLQHFTPDCCQILLDQCMDLAEYRTLFVLSFTNPAFDPDVAPSFGTLLATINVALGMLSEMEKRKEPASLSIASLASLEEIQALKSLLMFTMENCFYVLISQAFRCLKDPAILPRDKQRLKQELSSELSTLLSSLSRHFRRGSPSSPASGNLPSLQSKPSTPGSKASHEGQEPIIQLVQAFVRLVQR; encoded by the exons ATGGCGGAATCAGAGATCAGCGTCAG gAGCTGTCGAGAGTTATGGACAATTTTGCTGGGGAGATCTGCGTTGAGAGAGCCG GCTCAGATCGAGGGAGAACTTGACAGACACTGGGACAGACTGCATCAAGGACTTGGTTACTACAAGCCACCCAG CCCATCCTCTGCTGGGAAAGTGAAGGAGAAGAAAGATGTGGCGCAACCTTTGAAGGACTTTGGCTTTAGGATCAGTAAATTATTG AATCTGGACGAGCAGCAGAGTGTGCAGCTTTTACAATGCTATCTCCAAGAGGACTACAGAGGAACCCGAGATTCCTTAAAA GTTGTTCTAAAGGATGAGCGGCAAAGCCAGGGACTCCTTCTAAAG ATAGCTGATTACTATTACGAGGAGCGGATGTGTCTGCTTAGAtgtgttctgctgctgctcacgtACTTTCAGGATGAACGTCATCCCTATCGG accGAGTACAGTAACTGTGTCAATAAACTGGAGAAAGACCTGGTGAGCAGCTATCAGTCACAGTTTGAGAATCTCTTCAAGGCCGAAGCGCCGACATGGGAAACCCACGGCAACCTCATG accGAGCGGCAGGTCTCCCGGTGGTTCATACAGTGTTTGAGAGAGCAGTCTCTGCTGCTGGAGATCATCTTCCTGTACTACGCCTACTTTGAGATGAGCCCGTCTGACCTTCTGAACTTCACCAAAATGTTCAAAGAACAAGGCTTCGGCTTACGGCAGACCAACAGACACCTGGTCGACAAGAGCATGGATGCACTGGTTGACAGAATTGG ATACCTGAGCTCTCTCATCCTGGTAGAGGGAATGGACATGGACTTTCTGCACAAGTGCGCTCTGGAGGATTGCACAGAGCAGCACCAGTTTTCCGGGGCTCCTGACGTCATTAAG GAGATGGATCAACTGCTGTTGACTTTTGGGGACATCCCTCATCACGGCCCAGTTCTGCTGGCCTGGGTCCTGTTGAGGCACACCCTCAGACCTGACGAGTCCAACCCTGTGATCCGGAGGATAGGCAACACGGCGCTGCAGCTGGGCGTCTTCCAGTACCTTTCATTGATGCTGAAGGGGCTTGGAGTCTCAGGAAATAAT TGTACAGCAAGCACAGCCAAGATGTGTATTTACGGCCTGCTGTCATTCGTGATCACGTCTTTTGAAGAAGAGAGCTTACAG GCCAACGGTGTGGAGGGCTCTCACCTGATCGATGCCGCCTGCGAGGTTCTCTCCGCTCCCAGTTTAGCTGAAGTCTTTTGGGAAATG AAGCCAAACAGGGGACTAGGGATGATCCTGGACAGTGCAGCTGGGATGTTCCCTCACAAGATCGgacctctgctgcagctgctgaccGCGCTCGTGTCGAACAAGTCGACTGTAAAGAAG GTGTATAACTTCTTGGACAAGATGTCCTTCTACACACAAGTTTACAAGCACAAACCCATTGATATTATTTCTAAGGACGATGAGACATTGTGGAGGAGACAGACGCCAAAACTCCTCTATCCTCTGG GTTCAGGACAGGCTAACCTGTGGATGCCCCAGGGAGCACTGGGCCAGGTGGTGATTGCAGGGGAACAGGGCTACATGGTAAGGTGGGACTACTCTTACAGTGCCTGGACTCTGTTCACCTGCGAGGTGGAGATGCTGCTGCACGTCGTCTCCACTGCAG ACGTCCTGGCTCAATGTGCGCGCGTGAAGCCCATCCTGGATCTGGTCCATAAAATCATCAGCACCGACTGGACCGTGTCCGACTGCTTGTTGCCTCTCACCTCACGCATCTACATGTTGCTGCAGAG GTTGACTTCAGTGATCAACCCACCGGTGGATGTGATCGCCTCCTGTGTGAACTGTCTCTCTGTGCTGGCTGCCAGGATGCCGGGGAAG GTGTGGTCCAGTCTGCATCACACTGGCTTCCTCCCCTTTGCCTCCAACCCTCTGACCAACATGGCCCAGTGTATCAG TGCTGAGGGGATGAAGGCAGGTAACTACGGCAACCTGCTGGTGCAGATTGAGCAACCCAGAGGAGAGTACGCTGTAACGGTCGCCTTCCTTCGTCTCATTACAACCTTGGTGAAG GGGCAGCTTGGAAACACCCAGAGCAAAGGCCTGATTCCCTGCGTGCTGCTGGTGTTAAAGGAGATGCTGCCGACGTACCATAAGTGGCGCTACACCACCAATGGAGTCAGAGAGAGAATAG GTTGCTATATTTTGGAGTTGATACACGCCATTCTCAACCTGAGCCCAGAAGGAGAGGACCAGGGCAG CACTCCCACCCTGCAATCCCTTTGCATCTACAGCCTGGCCAACACAGAGGCTGGCCAGGCCGTCGTCAACATCATGGCCGTCGGAGTGGACACCATAGACGTCGTCCTGGCTGCTCAGCCCAGCAG CTGTGGCTCTGAGGGTCCAGGTCAGATCCTGATCCAGACGGTCAAACTGGCTTTCTCCGTCGCAAACAACGTGATCCGCCTGAAGCCGCCGTCCGACGGCGTGTCCCCGCTGGAGCAGGCGCTGACGCAGCACGGCGGTCACGGCAGCAACCTCGTCGTCGTCCTCGCCAAATACATCTACCACAAACACGATCCAGCTCTGCCCCGCCTCGCCATCCAGCTGCTGAAAAGGCTCGCCACG gtggcCCCCATGTCGGTGTACGCCTGCCTCGGCAACGACGCGGCCGCCATCAGGGACGCCTTCCTCGCTCGGCTGCAGAGCAAAACGGAGGACATGAGGATCAAGGTGATGATCCTGGAGTTCCTCACGGTGGCCGTGGAAACCCAGCCCGGCCTCATCGAACTCTTCCTCAACTTGGAGGTCAAAGATGGAAACGAGGGGTCAAAG GAGTTTCTGGTGGGCGAGTGCAGCTGCCTCCACGTGGTGCTGGAGCTGATCGACTCCAAGCAGCAGGGGAAGTACTGGTGTCCTCCGCTGCTCCACCGCGCAGCGCTGGCTTTCCTCCTGGCGCTGTGGCAGGACCGCAGAGACAGCGCCATCTCCGTCCTCCGCACAAA ggAAAGATTTTGGGAAAATTTGACGACGCCTCTTTTTGGAACTCTCACCCCGCCGTCGGACGCCACGGAG CCATGCGTCCTGGAGGCCTGCGCATTCGTCATGAAGATCATCGGTCTGGAGATTTACTACGTCGTCAG TGGTTCTTTGGAGCAGTCTCTGAAGGATGGGCTTCAAAAGTTCTCCAACGCGCGGCGCTATGACTACTGGTCCCAGTATGTGATGTCGTTGGTGTGTCACGTGGCAGAGTCGGAGGAGGAGGGCATCTGCTGCTTCCCGGAGACACAGATGCTGATTTCTGCGTGGCGGATGCTGCTGATTCTTTCCACCACCCAT GCGGACGTGATGCATCTGACAGAGGATTCAACCAAACTGAAGCTGTTTATGGATGTTCTAGATGGGACTAAAGCTGCT CTCACCACACCCACATCTCTGCCTTGTCTTCGTCTGGGATCCATGATGGCTACGCTCCTGCTTATCCTCCTGAAACAGTGGAGGAG TGTGGTGGCAGCGGCTCCTGACATCCTCTCGCCCCTCACCCTGATCCTGGAGAGCGTCCTGCAGGCCGACCAGCAGATGATGGACCGGACCAAAGCCAAAATCTTCTCTGCACTCATCTCTGTGCTTCAGATTCAGGGTCTCAACG GCGGAGATATTTCCCAGCTGCCCCAGCTGTTGCTCTCCGTATGCGAGACGGTGAAGGACGAGGCGCTGGCGCTCATCGACAACACCCGGCACATGAGCCAGACGGGAGACCTGCTGGAGCAGGAGGACAGCATGGAGACGGACTGTCCCCGCGGTCTGCAGAAGGACCAGAGAGACGGG GTGTGCGTCCTCGCCTTGCACTTGGCCAAAGAGCTGTGTCGCAGCGATGAGGACGGCGAGCACTGGGTGCTGGTGATGAGGAGGGTCCCGGTCCTGCCGTCGGTGCTGAGCGCCGTGGAGATCAGCCTGCGCTGCAAACACAACCTGTTCTTCACCGAGGCCGCGCTCCACCTGCTGCTGACGCTGGCCCGCACTCCCCAG ggggcAGCAGCTGTTGCTGGAGCAGGCGTCATTCAAACCATCTGCCTGCCCCTGCTGAGCGTGTATGAGGTTTCCTCAAACGGCACATCgcag AGTTTCTCTCGGAAGTCGCAGGACTCCGCCTGCTGGCCGGGCGTTTACCGCCTCTGCATGTCTCTGATGGAGAGCCTCCTCAAGACGCTTCGCTACAACTTCATCAACGAAGCCCTGGACTTCGTCGGAGTGCATCAGGAACGCATATTGCAG TGTCTGAACGCGGTGCGCACCGTGCAGAGCCTGTCCTGTTTAGACGAGGCAGATCACACCGTGggatttctgctgcagctctccAGCTTCTGCAAGGAGTGGCAGTTCCACCTCCCCAGTCTGCTCAGAGACGTGCAG ATAAACCTTTGTTACTTGTGCCAGACGTGCACCTACCTGCTCCACAGCAAAAAGATGCTCCACCATTACCTGCAG TCTAAGAATGGTGAGGCGTTGCCCGCCGGCACCCGGACACAGCGACCGCCACAGGCTTTGAATAAAgatgcagcaacagcagcagcatcatcatcatcatcaggaggaggaggagagagagaggaggccGAGCAGAAGGCCCTGTTGGCCGTTCAGTGCAGCCTGCTGAAGATCCTCAGTAAAACTCTGGCTACCCTGCAACACTTCACTCCAGACTGCTGCCAGATTCTGCTGGACCAG TGTATGGACCTGGCTGAGTACAGGACCTTGTTTGTGCTCAGCTTCACGAATCCCGCGTTCGACCCGGACGTGGCGCCGTCATTTGGGACCCTGCTGGCCACCATCAACGTGGCCCTGGGCATGCTGAGCGAG ATGGAGAAGAGGAAGGAGCCGGCCTCTCTGAGCATCGCCTCGCTGGCCTCACTGGAGGAAATCCAGGCTCTTAA GTCGTTGTTGATGTTCACCATGGAGAACTGCTTCTACGTCCTGATCTCTCAGGCTTTCCGCTGTCTCAAAGATCCAGCCATCCTTCCTCGTGACAAACAGAGGCTCAAACAGGAGCTCAGCTCTGAACTG AGCACTCTTCTCTCCAGCCTGTCACGCCACTTCAGGAGGGGATCACCATCGTCCCCAGCCAGTGGCAACCTCCCCTCCCTCCAGTCCAAACCCTCCACACCCGGATCGAAGGCGAGCCACGAAGGTCAGGAACCCATCATCCAACTGGTCCAGGCCTTCGTCAGACTTGTGCAAAGATAA